The following are from one region of the Girardinichthys multiradiatus isolate DD_20200921_A chromosome 9, DD_fGirMul_XY1, whole genome shotgun sequence genome:
- the LOC124873585 gene encoding titin isoform X1, giving the protein MDEQDGMLDFQELRAKFQDKEFLLWPPKNKPAVPEKPKVISPPLSPTHHLPSGARPSLLTSINQALESKTVNTPRVVFKGEKKDNKMLLIQNNSKVKEKSDWRPKESKEKTKESKEKLNENSSDHKEKNGKKLPIFRTQKENTSELVPASPPLKAKTQRKKNILGFKKSSKKDTEATSAESILDSTTGDIAGPALMIPVVFDANNTPQESIYSVPKQVLPKITIPESSAAVDLTTLSPIPEPPEFSPPPAIIPVVPVFTIPALKSETPPQIENPAVPVSNLPSQNKIAPIPPIVAPSRPLVAPPPPPVSARSPQIIVAPSPSHIMAPSPQSTAPPSSPPRTAPSPRAMPPPPLSFAISDSLSEASARSSSPSDLQVAAGSDVEVTHPTAEDAMDSLSLKPERPVSALSALERAEDMSTGKRTPPSDQRILSALENTRRKAASPLSSHTPPPEDFPSHLDPAPTDVVFSPIDYEGKKPSSPEAYGTDHRTASPVLQNVTVERSNLPLELLLVPPPPTIQVVPETQGPAPENPDRPLFVNLSEFIPPPPLIPEEIRVPPEFSEPDATDVPEFDDLTDAYSPELPVSECGNEDLTGPDVPDEPNQSKIISNGITDSETKVYTETAYGDDQDNPPQKQPFQAVQDHSTPKENPQTLYQSSMNDSNENLYEAVRLSSGKKKEKGNSGKKRKGTLKNPYAENARETVQEKPKTIRFGRSEKKQTSAKPDEKELKKKEKQRLEKEKKELKEKQERERKEQKEREKKENEMKKKFCVTGQEEAMYQAKVNVTTKGSKNDLPVKNGDVISIIRTTKCPKGKWLARDSSNTYGYVSVDHLEMDFREMLEVGKKTPRNSTITEAETTTDGRVLNHFSHSAESFTDDSEEWACEDDDSFSPAPETSHQLPGSHTRTFSMPETGNKDLAINHQYSHSDMCDSSQIQARQEALQKLATFLRSSKSLDPAPVEPEPERSSSPVQEEAVSEPQISSTQKTEFDPTAIILPPPDMYADFMLDSPLHSEPIKNLPC; this is encoded by the exons ATGGATGAG CAAGACGGCATGTTAGACTTCCAGGAGCTGAGGGCCAAGTTCCAAGACAAGGAATTCCTCCTGTGGCCACCAAAGAACAAACCTGCTGTACCAGAGAAGCCAAAGGTTATCTCTCCTCCCCTTAGCCCCACTCACCACCTTCCGTCAGGAGCACGCCCCTCACTGCTCACCTCTATAAACCAGGCCTTGGAATCAAAGACAGTGAACACCCCTAGAGTGGTCTTTAAGGGTGAGAAGAAAGATAACAAAATGCTTCTTATTCAGAATAACTCAAAagtcaaagaaaaatctgactGGAGACCGAAGGAGAGTAAGGAAAAGACAAAGGAAAGCAAAGAGAAACTGAATGAAAACTCATCAGATCACAAGGAGAAGAATGGTAAGAAGCTCCCAATCTTCAGGACACAGAAGGAGAATACATCTGAGCTGGTGCCTGCCTCGCCTCCTCTGAAGGCCAAAACACAAAGGAAGAAGAATATTCTTGGTTTCAAGAAGTCTTCCAAGAAAGACACAGAAGCAACCTCAGCTGAATCAATCCTAGACTCTACGACAGGGGATATTGCTGGACCTGCACTAATGATCCCAGTGGTTTTCGATGCTAATAACACCCCACAGGAATCTATATACTCAGTACCGAAACAGGTTCTACCAAAGATTACCATCCCTGAATCCAGTGCTGCAGTGGACCTGACAACACTCTCTCCTATTCCTGAACCTCCTGAATTCTCCCCTCCTCCTGCCATCATCCCAGTTGTCCCAGTTTTCACGATTCCAGCCCTAAAGAGTGAAACCCCACCTCAGATTGAAAATCCTGCTGTGCCAGTTTCCAACCTGCCCagccaaaataaaattgctCCCATTCCTCCCATTGTTGCTCCCTCCCGTCCACTTGTCGCTCCTCCCCCTCCACCTGTTTCAGCCCGCTCCCCTCAAATTATTGTGGCTCCCTCCCCTTCACATATTATGGCTCCCTCTCCTCAATCCACTGCTCCTCCCTCCTCTCCACCCAGAACTGCCCCTTCACCAAGAGCTATGCCCCCTCCTCCACTGAGTTTTGCCATCTCTGATTCTCTTTCCGAGGCCTCTGCTCGCTCCTCATCTCCTTCTGACCTTCAGGTTGCAGCTGGTTCTGACGTGGAGGTTACACATCCAACTGCAGAGGATGCAATGGACTCTCTTTCTCTCAAACCAGAACGTCCTGTCTCTGCCCTCTCTGCCCTGGAGAGGGCAGAGGACATGAGTACTGGGAAAAGAACCCCACCGAGTGACCAGAGGATTTTAAGCGCTCTGGAGAACACACGCAGGAAGGCAGCCAG CCCGCTGTCTAGCCACACTCCCCCACCTGAAGACTTTCCTTCTCACCTGGACCCCGCCCCTACTGATGTAGTTTTCTCACCTATTGATTATGAGGGAAAGAAACCCTCCTCACCAGAAGCTTACGGCACTGACCACA GGACAGCTTCTCCGGTATTGCAAAACGTCACTGTGGAGAGGTCTAACCTTCCCTTAGAGCTCCTTCTGGTTCCACCTCCTCCAACCATACAGGTCGTACCTGAGACTCAGGGTCCCGCTCCAGAGAATCCTGACAGACCTCTTTTTGTCAATTTGAGTGAATTTATTCCCCCTCCACCTCTTATTCCTGAAG AGATTCGTGTTCCACCTGAATTTTCAGAACCCGACGCCACAGATGTCCCAGAGTTTGATGATTTGACGGATGCCTACTCCCCCGAGCTCCCAGTGTCAGAGTGTGGGAATGAGGACCTCACAGGTCCTGATGTTCCAGATGAACCGAACCAGTCAAAGATTATCAGCAATGGGATCACTGATTCAGAAACTAAGGTCTACACTGAGACAGCGTATGGAGATGACCAAGATAATCCTCCACAGAAACAACCCTTCCAAGCTGTTCAAGACCACTCAACACCAAAGGAGAA CCCTCAAACACTATACCAGAGCAGTATGAATGACAGCAACGAAAACTTGTACGAGGCCGTTCGTTTGTCCTCTGGCAAAAAAAAGGAGAAGGGCAACAGTGGGAAGAAACGCAAAGGGACCCTAAAAA ATCCATATGCTGAGAATGCACGAGAAACG GTTCAGGAAAAACCCAAGACAATCAGGTTTGGCAG GAGCGAAAAAAAGCAAACCTCAGCCAAGCCGGATGAGAAGGAGCTGAAAAAgaaggagaagcagcggctggagaaggagaagaaagagCTGAAGGAGAAACAAGAGCGAGAGAGGAAAGagcagaaagagagggaaaaGAAGGAGAATGAGATGAAGAAAAAATTCTGT gtcACAGGGCAGGAGGAAGCCATGTATCAGGCAAAAGTAAACGTAACTACAAAGGGCAGTAAGAACGATCTCCCTGTCAAGAATGGAGACGTCATCAGCATCATCCGAACGACCAAGTGCCCCAAAGGGAAGTGGCTGGCCAGGGACAGCAGTAACACCT ATGGGTATGTTTCTGTGGACCACTTGGAGATGGACTTTAGGGAGATGTTAGAGGTGGGAAAGAAGACTCCTCGCAACAGCACCATCACAGAGGCAGAAACCACCACAGACGGCAG GGTGCTGAATCACTTCAGCCATTCAGCGGAAAGCT TCACAGATGACAGTGAGGAGTGGGCCTGTGAAGACGATGATTCGTTCTCACCTGCCCCTGAAACATCTCATCAGTTACCAGG AAGTCACACAAGGACTTTCTCCATGCCAGAGACAG GAAACAAGGACCTTGCTATAAACCACCAGTACAGTCACAGTGACATGTGTGACAGCTCTCAGATCCA AGCGAGACAAGAAGCACTTCAAAAGTTGGCAACATTTTTaaggtcatcaaaatctttggaTCCAGCTCCAGT tGAGCCCGAACCAGAAAGGA GTTCTTCACCTGTGCAGGAAGAAGCTGTTAGTGA gccACAGATAAGTTCAACTCAGAAGACAGAGTTTGATCCTACAGCCATCATTTTACCTCCTCCCGACATGTATGCAGACTTTATGCTGGATTCACCGCTGCACAGTGAG CCAATCAAAAATCTCCCATGCTGA
- the LOC124873585 gene encoding titin isoform X2: MDEQDGMLDFQELRAKFQDKEFLLWPPKNKPAVPEKPKVISPPLSPTHHLPSGARPSLLTSINQALESKTVNTPRVVFKGEKKDNKMLLIQNNSKVKEKSDWRPKESKEKTKESKEKLNENSSDHKEKNGKKLPIFRTQKENTSELVPASPPLKAKTQRKKNILGFKKSSKKDTEATSAESILDSTTGDIAGPALMIPVVFDANNTPQESIYSVPKQVLPKITIPESSAAVDLTTLSPIPEPPEFSPPPAIIPVVPVFTIPALKSETPPQIENPAVPVSNLPSQNKIAPIPPIVAPSRPLVAPPPPPVSARSPQIIVAPSPSHIMAPSPQSTAPPSSPPRTAPSPRAMPPPPLSFAISDSLSEASARSSSPSDLQVAAGSDVEVTHPTAEDAMDSLSLKPERPVSALSALERAEDMSTGKRTPPSDQRILSALENTRRKAASPLSSHTPPPEDFPSHLDPAPTDVVFSPIDYEGKKPSSPEAYGTDHRTASPVLQNVTVERSNLPLELLLVPPPPTIQVVPETQGPAPENPDRPLFVNLSEFIPPPPLIPEEPDATDVPEFDDLTDAYSPELPVSECGNEDLTGPDVPDEPNQSKIISNGITDSETKVYTETAYGDDQDNPPQKQPFQAVQDHSTPKENPQTLYQSSMNDSNENLYEAVRLSSGKKKEKGNSGKKRKGTLKNPYAENARETVQEKPKTIRFGRSEKKQTSAKPDEKELKKKEKQRLEKEKKELKEKQERERKEQKEREKKENEMKKKFCVTGQEEAMYQAKVNVTTKGSKNDLPVKNGDVISIIRTTKCPKGKWLARDSSNTYGYVSVDHLEMDFREMLEVGKKTPRNSTITEAETTTDGRVLNHFSHSAESFTDDSEEWACEDDDSFSPAPETSHQLPGSHTRTFSMPETGNKDLAINHQYSHSDMCDSSQIQARQEALQKLATFLRSSKSLDPAPVEPEPERSSSPVQEEAVSEPQISSTQKTEFDPTAIILPPPDMYADFMLDSPLHSEPIKNLPC; the protein is encoded by the exons ATGGATGAG CAAGACGGCATGTTAGACTTCCAGGAGCTGAGGGCCAAGTTCCAAGACAAGGAATTCCTCCTGTGGCCACCAAAGAACAAACCTGCTGTACCAGAGAAGCCAAAGGTTATCTCTCCTCCCCTTAGCCCCACTCACCACCTTCCGTCAGGAGCACGCCCCTCACTGCTCACCTCTATAAACCAGGCCTTGGAATCAAAGACAGTGAACACCCCTAGAGTGGTCTTTAAGGGTGAGAAGAAAGATAACAAAATGCTTCTTATTCAGAATAACTCAAAagtcaaagaaaaatctgactGGAGACCGAAGGAGAGTAAGGAAAAGACAAAGGAAAGCAAAGAGAAACTGAATGAAAACTCATCAGATCACAAGGAGAAGAATGGTAAGAAGCTCCCAATCTTCAGGACACAGAAGGAGAATACATCTGAGCTGGTGCCTGCCTCGCCTCCTCTGAAGGCCAAAACACAAAGGAAGAAGAATATTCTTGGTTTCAAGAAGTCTTCCAAGAAAGACACAGAAGCAACCTCAGCTGAATCAATCCTAGACTCTACGACAGGGGATATTGCTGGACCTGCACTAATGATCCCAGTGGTTTTCGATGCTAATAACACCCCACAGGAATCTATATACTCAGTACCGAAACAGGTTCTACCAAAGATTACCATCCCTGAATCCAGTGCTGCAGTGGACCTGACAACACTCTCTCCTATTCCTGAACCTCCTGAATTCTCCCCTCCTCCTGCCATCATCCCAGTTGTCCCAGTTTTCACGATTCCAGCCCTAAAGAGTGAAACCCCACCTCAGATTGAAAATCCTGCTGTGCCAGTTTCCAACCTGCCCagccaaaataaaattgctCCCATTCCTCCCATTGTTGCTCCCTCCCGTCCACTTGTCGCTCCTCCCCCTCCACCTGTTTCAGCCCGCTCCCCTCAAATTATTGTGGCTCCCTCCCCTTCACATATTATGGCTCCCTCTCCTCAATCCACTGCTCCTCCCTCCTCTCCACCCAGAACTGCCCCTTCACCAAGAGCTATGCCCCCTCCTCCACTGAGTTTTGCCATCTCTGATTCTCTTTCCGAGGCCTCTGCTCGCTCCTCATCTCCTTCTGACCTTCAGGTTGCAGCTGGTTCTGACGTGGAGGTTACACATCCAACTGCAGAGGATGCAATGGACTCTCTTTCTCTCAAACCAGAACGTCCTGTCTCTGCCCTCTCTGCCCTGGAGAGGGCAGAGGACATGAGTACTGGGAAAAGAACCCCACCGAGTGACCAGAGGATTTTAAGCGCTCTGGAGAACACACGCAGGAAGGCAGCCAG CCCGCTGTCTAGCCACACTCCCCCACCTGAAGACTTTCCTTCTCACCTGGACCCCGCCCCTACTGATGTAGTTTTCTCACCTATTGATTATGAGGGAAAGAAACCCTCCTCACCAGAAGCTTACGGCACTGACCACA GGACAGCTTCTCCGGTATTGCAAAACGTCACTGTGGAGAGGTCTAACCTTCCCTTAGAGCTCCTTCTGGTTCCACCTCCTCCAACCATACAGGTCGTACCTGAGACTCAGGGTCCCGCTCCAGAGAATCCTGACAGACCTCTTTTTGTCAATTTGAGTGAATTTATTCCCCCTCCACCTCTTATTCCTGAAG AACCCGACGCCACAGATGTCCCAGAGTTTGATGATTTGACGGATGCCTACTCCCCCGAGCTCCCAGTGTCAGAGTGTGGGAATGAGGACCTCACAGGTCCTGATGTTCCAGATGAACCGAACCAGTCAAAGATTATCAGCAATGGGATCACTGATTCAGAAACTAAGGTCTACACTGAGACAGCGTATGGAGATGACCAAGATAATCCTCCACAGAAACAACCCTTCCAAGCTGTTCAAGACCACTCAACACCAAAGGAGAA CCCTCAAACACTATACCAGAGCAGTATGAATGACAGCAACGAAAACTTGTACGAGGCCGTTCGTTTGTCCTCTGGCAAAAAAAAGGAGAAGGGCAACAGTGGGAAGAAACGCAAAGGGACCCTAAAAA ATCCATATGCTGAGAATGCACGAGAAACG GTTCAGGAAAAACCCAAGACAATCAGGTTTGGCAG GAGCGAAAAAAAGCAAACCTCAGCCAAGCCGGATGAGAAGGAGCTGAAAAAgaaggagaagcagcggctggagaaggagaagaaagagCTGAAGGAGAAACAAGAGCGAGAGAGGAAAGagcagaaagagagggaaaaGAAGGAGAATGAGATGAAGAAAAAATTCTGT gtcACAGGGCAGGAGGAAGCCATGTATCAGGCAAAAGTAAACGTAACTACAAAGGGCAGTAAGAACGATCTCCCTGTCAAGAATGGAGACGTCATCAGCATCATCCGAACGACCAAGTGCCCCAAAGGGAAGTGGCTGGCCAGGGACAGCAGTAACACCT ATGGGTATGTTTCTGTGGACCACTTGGAGATGGACTTTAGGGAGATGTTAGAGGTGGGAAAGAAGACTCCTCGCAACAGCACCATCACAGAGGCAGAAACCACCACAGACGGCAG GGTGCTGAATCACTTCAGCCATTCAGCGGAAAGCT TCACAGATGACAGTGAGGAGTGGGCCTGTGAAGACGATGATTCGTTCTCACCTGCCCCTGAAACATCTCATCAGTTACCAGG AAGTCACACAAGGACTTTCTCCATGCCAGAGACAG GAAACAAGGACCTTGCTATAAACCACCAGTACAGTCACAGTGACATGTGTGACAGCTCTCAGATCCA AGCGAGACAAGAAGCACTTCAAAAGTTGGCAACATTTTTaaggtcatcaaaatctttggaTCCAGCTCCAGT tGAGCCCGAACCAGAAAGGA GTTCTTCACCTGTGCAGGAAGAAGCTGTTAGTGA gccACAGATAAGTTCAACTCAGAAGACAGAGTTTGATCCTACAGCCATCATTTTACCTCCTCCCGACATGTATGCAGACTTTATGCTGGATTCACCGCTGCACAGTGAG CCAATCAAAAATCTCCCATGCTGA